Proteins found in one Mixophyes fleayi isolate aMixFle1 chromosome 8, aMixFle1.hap1, whole genome shotgun sequence genomic segment:
- the VHL gene encoding von Hippel-Lindau disease tumor suppressor: MPQEISPASSVPQLRSFNSRQPAHAVFCNRSPRTVQPIWVNFQGAPQPYPALPPGTGRRMTTYLGHIWLFREVETDVALTVNKKEIYVPSPNENGQPALVNISLPVFTLKDRCLQVIRSLVKPEDYRKLEIVASLYEDLENRPNIAKDLRRLAVGFWEQTRAENSDDGLRN; this comes from the exons ATGCCGCAGGAGATTTCCCCGGCCAGCTCCGTCCCTCAGCTCCGATCCTTCAACAGCCGCCAGCCGGCCCACGCCGTGTTCTGTAACCGGAGCCCCCGCACCGTGCAGCCCATCTGGGTCAACTTCCAGGGGGCCCCGCAGCCTTACCCGGCCCTGCCCCCGGGCACCGGCCGCAGGATGACCACCTACCTGG GTCATATTTGGTTGTTTCGGGAAGTGGAGACCGATGTGGCTCTGACAGTAAACAAGAAGGAGATATATGTGCCTTCCCCTAATGAGAATGGGCAGCCAGCCCTTGTAAACATCTCTCTGCCAG TCTTCACCCTGAAAGATCGGTGCCTCCAGGTGATCAGGAGTCTCGTAAAGCCAGAAGATTACCGAAAACTGGAAATTGTGGCATCTCTGTACGAAGACCTTGAGAACCGACCAAACATTGCGAAAGACTTGCGCCGACTGGCGGTTGGTTTCTGGGAACAGACCAGAGCAGAAAACTCGGACGATGGACTGCGGAACTGA